A genome region from Erigeron canadensis isolate Cc75 chromosome 3, C_canadensis_v1, whole genome shotgun sequence includes the following:
- the LOC122590864 gene encoding pectinesterase inhibitor 9-like — protein sequence MAKNCFSFVVFLLTIYGFLTIVESRSRARVYLESQCRPAMYPDLCVRTLLPYVDKTGVISPQRIAQISLATCLSKARVTKNYVDMVAKKLNETGSFGDYQALEECSRQIENGVSQITQSFKELQQIAKDGDENFVWHESNVLSWVSAALTDVTTCIDGIVGDGISRRDRAMMKARFLNVKQLASNSLLMFTRFTTRYRAARGIKNP from the coding sequence tggcaaaaaattgtttttctttCGTGGTTTTCTTACTCACAATCTATGGATTTTTAACCATTGTGGAGTCTCGTTCTCGTGCAAGGGTATATCTTGAATCACAATGTCGTCCGGCAATGTATCCTGATCTATGTGTTAGAACACTTTTACCTTACGTGGACAAAACCGGTGTAATAAGCCCACAACGAATAGCTCAAATTTCACTTGCAACGTGTCTATCAAAAGCTCGAGTTACAAAGAACTACGTGGACATGGTAGCAAAAAAGTTGAACGAAACGGGGAGTTTTGGAGATTACCAAGCCTTGGAAGAATGTTCGCGTCAAATAGAGAATGGAGTAAGCCAAATAACACAATCATTTAAGGAGTTGCAACAAATAGCAAAGGATGGGGATGAGAATTTTGTGTGGCATGAGAGTAATGTCCTAAGTTGGGTTAGTGCTGCCTTGACGGATGTTACTACGTGCATAGATGGAATCGTGGGGGATGGGATCAGTCGTAGGGACAGAGCTATGATGAAAGCGCGGTTCCTAAATGTGAAGCAACTCGCTAGCAATTCTCTTTTGATGTTCACTCGTTTCACAACACGATATCGTGCTGCCCGTGGCATCAAGAACCCCTAA